From Symphalangus syndactylus isolate Jambi chromosome X, NHGRI_mSymSyn1-v2.1_pri, whole genome shotgun sequence, the proteins below share one genomic window:
- the LOC129475054 gene encoding nicolin-1-like, translated as MSRVLVPCHVKGTVALQVGDIWTSHGRPGVLVIDVTLPCVTPFEEITFKNYYTAAGHAFLSIHVCQHTSVHTPAKWVTYLRDYCLMPYPHSEEGAQECVSLFKHQILCDTARVSELHLILRQPSPLWLSFTVEELQIYQQGPKSPSMIFPKWFSHPVPCEQPALLHEGLPDPRRVSSEVQQMWALTEMIRASHTSTRIGHFDVDGCYDLNLLSYT; from the exons ATGTCCCGCGTTTTGGTGCCTTGCCATGTGAAAGGCACCGTAGCTCTGCAGGTGGGCGACATATGGACCTCCCACGGCCGGCCTGGTGTGCTGGTCATTGATGTCACCTTACCCTGTGTCACTCCGTTCGAGGAGATCACGTTTAAGAATTATTACAcagcggccgggcatg CTTTTTTGAGCATCCATGTCTGTCAGCACACCTCAGTACACACACCGGCCAAGTGGGTGACCTACCTGCGGGACTACTGTCTGATGCCCTACCCACACAGTGAGGAGGGAGCCCAGGAGTGTGTGTCGCTGTTCAAGCATCAGATACTGTGTGACACGGCCAGAGTATCGGAGCTACACCTGATTCTGCGGCAGCCATCACCACTGTGGCTGTCTTTCACAGTGGAGGAGCTGCAGATCTATCAGCAAGGACCAAAAAGCCCCTCCATGATCTTCCCCAAGTGGTTCTCCCACCCAGTGCCCTGTGAGCAACCTGCACTCCTCCATGAGGGTCTGCCAGACCCCAGAAGGGTATCCTCTGAGGTGCAGCAGATGTGGGCACTGACAGAGATGATCCGGGCCAGTCACACCTCCACAAGGATCGGCCACTTTGATGTAGATGGCTGTTATGACCTGAACTTGCTCTCCTACACTTGA